In Sphingobacterium sp. PCS056, the following proteins share a genomic window:
- a CDS encoding DUF1016 N-terminal domain-containing protein, with the protein MLSEANLWHMREFYQVFPEFDQFSTQRVENLSWTNIRLIMPIDEPSERGYYIKEATGEE; encoded by the coding sequence ATCTTATCAGAAGCCAATTTGTGGCACATGAGGGAGTTCTACCAAGTGTTCCCTGAATTTGACCAATTCTCTACGCAACGCGTAGAGAATCTTAGCTGGACAAATATCCGTTTGATTATGCCTATCGATGAGCCCAGCGAACGGGGCTATTATATCAAGGAGGCCACAGGTGAAGAATAA
- the gwsS gene encoding grasp-with-spasm system SPASM domain peptide maturase, whose amino-acid sequence MTGNDRDQSKKFLYIYADCLITKGAKRTLVYNTSSGEAYFLSSSYYIFFELFRKYPLTYIYDIYIDSESKEEFTEFVTFLINSNLGIMLENIDSFPLIDYNWDSYSQIENSIIDVNEIFHDFESIFNQLDKMLCKFLLIRFYSDKFTELSMLESIASIPYLSDNISILGIQLMIPSSNNISETGLLNLIKAYPIIRVIYVYNSLEDRSVNDRIIFMKQNLTSERDCGFISESSILLEKSLQLFIESQNHNSCLNRKLSIDQFGEIKNCPAMLNSFGNIKSTSLLNIAENEIFKQKWDITKDNISICKDCEYRYICSDCRGNTVNGETHSKPLYCNYNPYEGIWEDH is encoded by the coding sequence ATGACAGGGAATGATAGAGATCAAAGCAAAAAATTTCTTTATATATACGCTGATTGTTTAATAACAAAAGGAGCAAAAAGAACTCTTGTGTATAATACTTCTTCAGGAGAGGCATATTTCCTTTCGAGTAGTTATTATATCTTCTTTGAACTATTTAGAAAATATCCTCTTACATATATATATGATATTTATATAGATAGTGAATCAAAAGAGGAATTTACGGAATTTGTAACTTTTTTAATCAATTCAAATCTTGGAATAATGTTGGAAAATATTGATAGTTTTCCTCTTATTGATTACAATTGGGACTCTTATTCACAAATTGAAAATTCTATAATTGATGTAAATGAAATTTTTCATGATTTTGAATCTATTTTTAATCAGTTAGATAAGATGCTTTGTAAATTTCTTTTAATCAGATTTTACAGTGACAAATTTACAGAATTATCCATGTTAGAAAGTATTGCCTCTATTCCTTATTTAAGTGATAATATAAGTATTTTAGGAATTCAATTAATGATTCCAAGCAGCAATAATATAAGTGAAACAGGACTATTAAATTTAATAAAAGCCTATCCTATCATTAGAGTTATATATGTATATAATTCATTGGAAGATAGAAGTGTTAACGACAGAATTATATTTATGAAGCAAAATCTAACTAGTGAGAGGGACTGTGGTTTTATTTCCGAGAGTTCCATCCTTTTAGAGAAAAGTTTACAGCTTTTTATTGAAAGTCAAAATCATAATTCTTGTTTAAATAGAAAGCTTTCTATTGATCAATTTGGTGAGATAAAAAATTGTCCTGCGATGTTAAACAGTTTTGGTAATATTAAATCTACATCGTTATTAAACATTGCAGAAAATGAAATATTTAAACAAAAGTGGGATATCACAAAAGATAATATTTCGATCTGTAAAGATTGCGAATATAGATATATATGTTCAGATTGCAGGGGAAATACAGTGAATGGAGAAACCCATAGTAAACCTCTATATTGTAATTATAATCCTTATGAAGGGATATGGGAAGATCATTAA
- a CDS encoding thioredoxin family protein → MRKLILMLFLVPSLLFAQSEGVKFEHGLNWNQIKEKAAKENKFIFVDCFTTWCGPCKYMTSTIFPQAKVGDFFNAKFINAKIQMDKTEGDNEEVKSWYTEADRFAKDYKVVAYPTFLIFDSKGKLVHRIVGGGDADGFIAKAQKALDPNTQYETLLAKFNADPQNTTIAKAMAQVAKEAYDKETQAKAESIVLSSLSTDQLFTKDNVELLISSASIKDSKAFNLIKDNPTRFDAISEKVKANDFLAKLLISEAVNTKIQAKEAVDFAAIEKELAQKYPTVNTEKTSLEMQTRYFSYTKNYPGLRDSFNKYIAKYGSMVTAMELNQMAWSIFENCDDPACLKAASEWSKLSLEKEKDTPMYLDTFANLLYRLGDKDQAIKTQEKAISLLTANDKKEDYIATLQKMKNGEKTWE, encoded by the coding sequence ATGAGAAAATTAATTTTAATGCTATTCTTGGTTCCATCATTACTATTCGCTCAGAGCGAGGGTGTAAAGTTTGAGCATGGTCTCAATTGGAATCAAATTAAAGAAAAGGCAGCCAAGGAAAACAAATTTATTTTTGTCGATTGTTTCACCACTTGGTGTGGCCCCTGCAAGTACATGACAAGTACAATCTTCCCACAGGCGAAGGTAGGTGATTTCTTCAATGCCAAATTTATCAATGCCAAAATCCAAATGGATAAGACCGAAGGGGATAATGAAGAAGTAAAATCCTGGTACACGGAAGCAGATCGTTTTGCCAAAGATTATAAAGTAGTAGCCTATCCTACTTTCTTGATCTTTGATTCAAAAGGCAAGCTTGTACACCGCATTGTAGGGGGCGGTGATGCGGATGGATTTATTGCTAAAGCTCAAAAGGCATTGGATCCGAACACCCAGTATGAAACCCTATTGGCAAAATTCAATGCTGATCCACAAAATACAACGATTGCAAAAGCTATGGCCCAAGTGGCAAAAGAAGCTTATGATAAAGAGACACAGGCAAAGGCTGAGAGCATTGTATTATCTTCGCTATCAACAGATCAGCTCTTTACAAAAGACAATGTAGAGTTATTGATTTCTTCGGCGAGCATTAAGGATTCGAAAGCATTTAACTTAATAAAAGATAACCCAACCAGATTTGATGCCATCAGTGAGAAGGTTAAAGCAAATGATTTCTTAGCTAAACTATTGATCAGTGAAGCTGTCAATACCAAAATACAGGCTAAGGAAGCTGTAGATTTTGCTGCTATAGAAAAAGAACTGGCTCAGAAATACCCTACGGTCAATACCGAAAAAACGAGTTTGGAAATGCAAACGCGTTATTTCTCTTATACTAAAAACTATCCTGGATTGAGAGACAGTTTTAATAAGTATATTGCCAAATACGGTTCGATGGTCACAGCAATGGAATTAAACCAGATGGCTTGGTCTATCTTTGAAAACTGTGATGACCCAGCTTGTTTAAAAGCGGCTTCAGAATGGAGCAAATTATCACTGGAGAAGGAAAAAGATACACCGATGTATCTAGATACCTTTGCCAACCTTCTTTATCGTCTAGGTGACAAAGATCAAGCAATCAAAACACAAGAGAAAGCGATCTCACTTTTGACTGCAAACGATAAAAAAGAGGATTATATAGCAACGCTTCAAAAAATGAAAAATGGCGAAAAAACTTGGGAATAA
- a CDS encoding outer membrane beta-barrel family protein yields MSKYTLRFLSVITILFLLLTKSVWAQGRHHTFIAIDSVSLKKIDSVEIRYIKNSNLISYSKGAFSIRHDDRFLGSLLFDASGYSSLLMSEEKINNLLSHNLDTLEIKLSTNGKRIGEVIVNAVQNPISMEFGKIIYDLSKDRSKNLAEAISRMPFITVDINRKVLLNGSSNFLVLVDDRPSFIKGTNISEIIRSYPKENLKSVEIITDIPPKYNDQNYSGIINFITNKNIVDGHNTSFELTYGRILSSFSGASTLKSGNIILTATLNADNDKSPRAEEKNIYESSITSFIQKSFENRKINTFAPDIDLTYKIDSATLLTARAGFSLSKGKRESFIEINEKEEYYSKREETNHTQNYSLSYFKNKSKNKPTFDASYQHRYYKTELALNNDFDTKGMSRNNLILNENTFQFDIIQPLRKIKIDYGVKANFRKNREEIMDIQSMNFVQNIFGIYNSYVYIKGKFGARAGGRLEQTVSKFERMNNMGKQNYFSLLPFISLQQILKNKQSLTATYSQRIQRPAIWQLTAFNDNYNPNTIYVGNQNLAPVKMNTISTRYTNLLKGSFISTFEYTFANNTIQRTVTFVNDTVTMYGFENLGKTSEIKTLLNINRPIYKSLSVNFNGTMAYKTLDGYVDEFIKNSGFQGFVSSYLIYRISDKASTSMNFGYYSPEIYLQGKSNSMNYYGFAYNRSLFNDLVNINASILNPFRKYSIRKSNYINGNSSRIVERQINFRSFQIGASLNINRLKERVKTASNSIKNDDINTSDSKRQ; encoded by the coding sequence ATGTCGAAATATACACTCCGTTTCCTAAGCGTTATAACTATTTTATTCTTATTGTTGACTAAAAGTGTATGGGCACAAGGCAGACATCATACATTTATCGCTATAGATTCGGTATCTCTTAAAAAGATAGATTCAGTAGAGATACGATATATAAAAAACAGCAACCTGATATCCTATTCGAAAGGGGCTTTTTCAATACGCCATGATGACAGGTTTTTAGGCAGTCTTTTATTTGACGCAAGCGGCTACTCATCGCTGCTTATGTCAGAAGAGAAAATAAATAACTTGTTGTCTCATAATCTCGACACCTTAGAAATTAAGCTATCTACTAATGGAAAAAGAATTGGAGAAGTTATTGTAAATGCTGTCCAAAATCCGATATCAATGGAATTCGGCAAAATTATTTATGACCTTTCAAAAGATAGATCAAAAAATCTCGCAGAAGCTATATCCAGAATGCCTTTTATTACAGTTGATATAAATAGGAAAGTACTCCTAAACGGTAGCTCAAATTTCTTGGTGCTTGTTGACGATAGACCTTCATTTATTAAAGGCACAAACATATCAGAAATTATCCGCTCCTATCCCAAAGAAAATCTCAAGAGTGTTGAAATCATTACGGATATACCGCCGAAATACAATGACCAAAACTATAGCGGAATTATTAATTTTATTACGAACAAAAATATTGTTGATGGGCATAACACTTCTTTTGAATTAACTTACGGCAGAATACTCTCTTCCTTTTCTGGGGCTTCCACATTAAAATCAGGAAATATTATATTAACTGCTACACTCAATGCTGATAACGACAAATCCCCAAGAGCAGAAGAAAAAAACATCTATGAAAGCAGTATAACAAGTTTTATACAAAAAAGCTTCGAAAACAGAAAAATAAATACTTTTGCTCCCGACATAGATCTTACATACAAGATAGATTCCGCTACTTTATTAACAGCACGTGCCGGCTTTTCACTTTCTAAAGGAAAAAGAGAATCCTTTATTGAAATTAACGAAAAAGAAGAATATTACAGCAAAAGAGAGGAAACAAATCATACACAAAATTATTCTCTTTCCTATTTTAAGAACAAAAGTAAAAATAAACCAACTTTTGACGCCTCTTACCAACATCGTTATTACAAGACAGAACTTGCATTAAATAATGATTTTGACACAAAGGGAATGTCCCGGAATAATTTAATTTTGAATGAAAATACATTTCAATTTGATATCATCCAACCCTTACGTAAAATTAAAATTGATTATGGTGTAAAAGCTAACTTTAGAAAGAATAGAGAAGAGATAATGGATATTCAATCAATGAACTTTGTCCAGAATATTTTCGGTATCTATAATTCTTATGTATATATCAAGGGGAAATTCGGAGCTAGAGCCGGCGGAAGATTAGAACAAACTGTTTCCAAATTTGAAAGGATGAACAATATGGGAAAACAGAATTATTTTAGTTTGCTCCCATTTATATCACTTCAACAGATTTTAAAAAACAAGCAATCACTGACAGCGACTTATTCCCAAAGAATTCAACGTCCTGCTATTTGGCAACTTACAGCCTTTAACGATAATTACAATCCAAACACTATTTATGTGGGGAACCAGAATTTGGCGCCTGTTAAAATGAATACAATTTCAACGAGATATACCAACCTTTTAAAGGGTAGTTTTATTTCGACGTTTGAGTATACCTTTGCGAATAATACAATCCAAAGGACCGTGACCTTTGTAAATGATACTGTCACTATGTATGGATTTGAAAACCTTGGAAAAACAAGTGAAATTAAAACTCTACTAAATATAAACAGGCCAATATATAAATCATTGTCGGTCAATTTTAACGGAACGATGGCTTATAAAACGCTTGATGGCTATGTTGATGAGTTTATAAAAAATAGTGGATTTCAAGGATTTGTCTCTTCCTATCTAATCTACAGAATCTCTGATAAAGCAAGCACATCAATGAATTTTGGTTATTATAGTCCCGAAATATATTTACAGGGAAAAAGTAACTCTATGAACTATTACGGTTTTGCATATAACAGATCATTATTTAATGATTTGGTCAATATAAATGCGTCTATCTTAAATCCTTTCAGAAAGTATTCAATCAGAAAATCGAATTATATAAATGGAAATTCTTCTCGGATAGTCGAAAGGCAGATAAACTTCCGATCCTTTCAGATAGGAGCTTCTTTAAATATAAACAGACTCAAAGAGAGGGTTAAAACGGCTTCCAATTCTATTAAGAATGATGACATAAATACCTCTGATAGTAAGCGTCAATAA
- the lepB gene encoding signal peptidase I, which produces MKIVKVSIAVICIMVLLLYILNPLMVKHNSMQNMYHPKDIVFANRYYKSIDRGDIIVFRKGKQKHIKRCVALPGDTVLIRNGKLFVNGILLHWQSEKKITIKKSTEKKGFNDYYFNNWSSLDFGPFVVPKKGMEYNKESYYRNLYLGDSNSGNSESFNQDYYFFMGDNRENSIDSRAYGPISSKDIVGKVYHKL; this is translated from the coding sequence ATGAAAATCGTTAAAGTCTCTATAGCAGTAATTTGTATAATGGTTTTACTTTTATACATTCTAAATCCTTTGATGGTCAAGCATAATTCAATGCAGAATATGTATCACCCGAAAGATATTGTTTTTGCAAATAGGTATTATAAATCAATTGACAGGGGCGATATTATTGTTTTTAGAAAGGGTAAACAGAAGCATATCAAAAGATGCGTAGCCCTTCCTGGTGATACGGTTTTAATCAGGAACGGCAAGCTTTTTGTTAATGGTATTCTCCTTCATTGGCAATCTGAAAAGAAAATAACAATTAAAAAATCCACTGAAAAGAAAGGATTTAACGATTATTACTTCAATAATTGGAGCTCTTTAGATTTTGGTCCTTTTGTGGTTCCAAAAAAGGGCATGGAATACAACAAAGAGAGCTATTATAGAAATTTATATCTAGGTGATAGCAATTCTGGTAATAGTGAGTCTTTTAATCAAGATTATTATTTTTTTATGGGTGATAATCGGGAAAACAGTATCGATTCGAGGGCTTATGGGCCAATTTCATCTAAAGATATAGTTGGGAAAGTGTATCATAAGTTATGA
- a CDS encoding IS3 family transposase (programmed frameshift): MKKTRFTETQIVRALKEGEEGRKTDDICRELEISKATFYNWKSRYGGMEASDVKRLKELEEENARLKKMFAELSMNHDILKEVINKKRLGLRQQKQLTQEIVLDHGLSVAGACKLTGMCRSQYYYVSKKDDSAVMAALDDLSSKHPVYGFRKLYAYLRREGKPWNHKKVYRVYKLLNMNKKRRVKRRLPVRQKQPLEQQVSINQKWSMDFMSDSLASGNRFRTFNVMDDCSREILCIEVATSISSVRVTRALEQIIDWRGKPFCLRVDNGPEFTSHHFDLWCKSQGIAIQFIQPGKPMQNGYIERFNRSYRKEILDAYLFFNLAEVREHTQIWMDEYNNNRPHEGLGNLTPAELSENIRQKQQINKLVT; encoded by the exons ATGAAAAAGACACGTTTTACAGAAACCCAGATTGTAAGAGCTCTCAAAGAAGGAGAAGAAGGTAGAAAGACGGATGATATCTGCCGGGAGCTTGAGATTAGCAAAGCCACCTTTTATAACTGGAAAAGTCGTTACGGTGGCATGGAAGCATCTGATGTCAAGCGCCTGAAGGAACTTGAAGAAGAAAATGCACGCCTGAAAAAGATGTTTGCCGAGCTGAGTATGAACCATGATATCCTAAAAGAAGTCATCA ACAAAAAAAGGTTGGGGCTCCGGCAACAAAAACAGTTAACTCAGGAAATTGTCCTAGATCACGGTTTGAGTGTCGCCGGAGCCTGTAAATTGACAGGTATGTGCCGTTCACAATATTACTATGTTAGCAAGAAAGACGACAGTGCCGTGATGGCAGCATTAGATGATCTGTCCTCCAAACATCCTGTATATGGATTTCGAAAACTATATGCCTACTTGCGCAGAGAAGGTAAGCCCTGGAATCATAAGAAAGTATACAGGGTATATAAGCTGCTCAATATGAATAAGAAGAGACGTGTCAAACGTCGGCTTCCTGTTCGGCAGAAACAACCTTTGGAACAACAGGTCAGCATAAATCAAAAATGGAGCATGGACTTTATGAGCGATAGCTTGGCAAGCGGAAACAGATTTAGAACCTTTAATGTAATGGATGACTGTTCCCGTGAAATATTGTGTATCGAAGTAGCTACCTCTATTTCTTCTGTACGGGTCACCCGGGCACTGGAACAAATCATAGACTGGCGAGGTAAGCCGTTCTGTCTGCGTGTAGATAATGGCCCCGAATTCACCAGTCATCATTTTGATCTCTGGTGTAAAAGTCAAGGCATCGCGATTCAATTTATTCAGCCCGGAAAACCTATGCAAAACGGTTATATCGAACGTTTTAATCGAAGTTATCGAAAAGAAATTTTGGATGCTTATTTATTTTTCAACCTGGCAGAAGTCCGAGAACATACCCAAATATGGATGGATGAATATAATAACAACAGGCCTCACGAAGGACTTGGCAATCTTACACCAGCGGAATTATCAGAAAATATTAGACAAAAACAACAAATAAATAAATTAGTAACGTAA
- the gwsG gene encoding grasp-with-spasm system ATP-grasp peptide maturase, with product MILILSSLYDSSTTNVLYWLLQMKNDFFRLNTEDLKTKVSNIDLNIGEIELSYDLNNKISLKDITSVWFRRTGLVNNNISNFSTQIEETIIPGNSKYISSILKSELAIMHEYIIDTLYTCIPNKIGNPKVSGLNKLITLKLAKAHGLLVPESFIISSSEELEEVIKHSGEEYISKAFAEGVYLFTKENGYYTYTEKVVKEDVPDNFFPSLLQKCIQKLYEIRAFYLNGKFYSMAIFSQQNEETAVDFRKSNKFKNRYVPYLLSSDIESKLIALFKDLNLNSGSVDFIVNKSNDLIFLEVNPVGQYAMTSQPCNYNLDKLIAETLSI from the coding sequence ATGATTTTAATTCTCAGCTCGCTTTATGATAGTAGCACTACAAATGTATTATACTGGCTGCTTCAAATGAAAAATGATTTTTTTAGGCTAAATACTGAGGACTTGAAAACAAAAGTGTCAAATATTGATCTTAACATTGGTGAAATTGAGTTGAGCTATGACCTGAATAATAAAATAAGTTTAAAAGATATTACGAGCGTTTGGTTTAGGAGGACAGGATTGGTTAATAATAACATATCGAATTTTTCTACTCAAATCGAAGAGACTATAATACCTGGCAATTCGAAGTATATATCCAGTATATTAAAGAGTGAACTTGCCATAATGCATGAATATATAATTGATACTCTGTATACTTGCATCCCTAATAAAATTGGTAATCCAAAAGTTAGTGGACTTAATAAATTAATAACATTGAAGTTAGCAAAAGCGCATGGATTACTCGTTCCTGAAAGTTTTATCATTTCATCTAGTGAAGAGTTAGAGGAGGTTATTAAGCATTCCGGAGAAGAATATATTAGTAAAGCTTTTGCTGAAGGAGTTTATCTGTTTACAAAAGAAAATGGTTATTACACTTATACGGAAAAGGTAGTCAAAGAAGATGTTCCTGATAATTTCTTTCCTTCTCTTTTGCAAAAATGTATCCAAAAACTATACGAAATTAGAGCTTTCTATTTGAATGGTAAATTTTATTCAATGGCAATTTTTTCACAACAGAATGAAGAAACTGCAGTAGATTTTAGGAAATCTAATAAGTTTAAGAATAGATATGTTCCCTATTTATTGTCATCAGATATTGAATCTAAACTTATAGCACTTTTCAAAGATCTTAATTTAAACTCAGGTTCTGTTGATTTTATTGTTAATAAAAGTAATGACCTGATTTTTTTAGAAGTAAATCCAGTAGGACAATATGCTATGACTTCTCAACCTTGTAATTATAATTTAGACAAATTGATCGCAGAAACATTAAGTATATAA
- a CDS encoding BF3164 family lipoprotein, protein MKNKTLYLLSIFLSFNLSCDRPVKEHYTILKNNEFNVINTTKLEQHGIKLSDPLELLLYDSILIASNLSDSLLISAYNLNTNEKIASLIERGGDKNQLLSLTSLTLVDDNTLFGFDAILQKAIKFDLNSAISKSRFLPFEEILLSPATKGTREFGLFNDSTLIGTSYFIDDSRLFTVNNKSEITSKIGYLPFQIKNKNGVGKLSVKALFNASNLEYNKDKKIAFLPYKNSERIDIYRDTSLYKILVGEKYREPDFDVQKTRAGYTLESNKNTTYYYVNSYSTKNYIYCIYSGTKKSIGKELHIFDWQGSPKWKILLNRNFASVVAWEKEKQVEIFLADVNGLLYKFILNR, encoded by the coding sequence ATGAAAAATAAGACATTATATTTACTATCGATTTTCCTGAGCTTTAATTTATCATGTGATCGCCCTGTCAAAGAGCATTATACGATTTTAAAGAATAACGAATTCAATGTTATTAATACAACAAAATTAGAGCAACATGGAATTAAATTGTCTGATCCTTTGGAACTGCTGCTCTATGACAGTATTTTAATTGCATCTAACCTTAGTGATTCACTTTTAATTTCAGCATACAATCTAAATACAAATGAGAAAATAGCTTCTTTAATAGAGAGAGGGGGTGACAAAAACCAATTGCTTTCACTGACTTCGCTAACATTAGTTGATGATAATACTTTATTCGGTTTTGATGCAATCTTACAAAAAGCTATCAAGTTTGATCTCAATAGTGCAATTTCGAAAAGCAGATTTTTACCTTTTGAGGAAATCCTTCTCTCACCAGCCACCAAAGGTACTAGAGAATTTGGATTATTTAATGATAGTACTTTAATCGGTACGAGTTATTTTATAGACGATTCACGACTGTTTACGGTGAACAATAAGAGTGAAATTACATCTAAAATAGGCTATTTACCATTCCAAATAAAAAATAAAAATGGAGTAGGTAAACTAAGTGTTAAGGCACTGTTTAATGCAAGTAATTTGGAATATAACAAAGATAAAAAAATAGCTTTTCTCCCCTATAAAAATTCTGAAAGAATCGATATTTATAGGGATACTTCTCTCTATAAAATTTTAGTTGGTGAGAAATATAGAGAGCCTGATTTTGATGTGCAGAAGACTAGAGCAGGATATACTTTGGAGAGCAATAAAAATACTACATATTACTATGTGAACAGCTACTCAACAAAAAATTATATATACTGTATTTATTCGGGAACAAAAAAATCGATTGGAAAAGAGCTTCATATATTCGATTGGCAAGGTAGTCCTAAATGGAAAATATTATTGAATAGGAATTTTGCATCTGTAGTAGCTTGGGAAAAAGAAAAGCAAGTTGAAATTTTCCTCGCGGATGTTAATGGTTTACTGTATAAGTTTATTCTAAATAGATGA
- a CDS encoding TIGR04149 family rSAM-modified RiPP, whose protein sequence is MKKIKLESFQFEKLDEREMRDVLGGVSVATTSFSNSFTTSTKSGGGDSDSFDSDSDASRSIDEL, encoded by the coding sequence ATGAAAAAAATCAAATTAGAATCGTTTCAGTTTGAAAAACTTGATGAAAGAGAAATGAGAGACGTATTAGGTGGAGTGAGCGTAGCGACTACCAGTTTCTCAAACAGTTTTACGACATCAACAAAATCTGGAGGAGGTGATTCTGACTCTTTTGATTCGGATAGTGATGCTAGCCGCTCAATAGACGAATTGTAG